TCTAGATCAGCTCATTTGCGCAGCCAACTCTCCGGTTAATGATTTGCAAACTACTTTAGCCGTCGCTTCAGCGCGATCGAATAGAAGAGTTCAATAAGTGACTCATCGTTAAACGTACATTAGACGTTATAAGTTGCTTGCATTGTCTAATTTCAATTACTTCACTTTATCCTAGAAAAGACAAGTTTATGGAAAGAGAAATGTATTAAAAGTAACGTAAGttgacaaatataattttacattcttttctcttgaataattaaaataaatctacttAGATTCTACACGTTTCGAGATAAATTCACATGACTACTGAAATTAATCCACACGACATCTGAAATTGAATCTCGTTAGActgcaatttttattgcaaccATAGTAATAAGTAGCGCACATTGCTCTTCATTTGGCAAACAAGATTTTAACCAGACTGTGACGCTTAGCGTTGATTCCAGTCGATTGGCAACTAATCTTGGCCATCGGTGGATTGGTCATCTGTGTGATTCTGGTTGGCGTCATAATCTTACTCATTCTACAATGTCGCGATCGTATTAAGCAGCCACGACCGCGGACAACGCAGACTCAGGAGACCGATATGCGTGagtaattatttctaaaagGTGCATGTTGTTTTGAATATAAACAGAAAGAAATCTTaaagaaatgataaatttagAGTAAACGATATCGTCCTACCAAATTGTATTACACGCCACGTAATTTTTAGCATTAGACACCTGCGTTCACGTCAATTGCACGCGTTATatcatttgtaatatttttttttcttgtctgTACAGAAGAGACGGATTCCAACGCTGATCGATATAGGGAAAGCGATAGAAGCAGCAACCTCTCAGATGTCAAAGCAGACATCCGAGCGGGATCTAGTGTCAGCAACGCGGAAAGTGTCACGGCCCTTGACAGTGAAGGGGAAGGAAGCACCAGAGGAGTAAACGCCTTGGCACTTGCTGGGCCGGTGCCGAATCCGTTATCCGGTTATCGTTATAGCGCCGATTACACCGAGCCCTCCTTCCCGCCGAAGAATAACGTAAGCGTTTTCATTGTCCACTCTGTGCGTCTTGAAACATGTCTGCATTCGACATTTTCATCATCATAGATTCGCAAATAAATCTTACTGATCTTACGTTTTTGattgtaatattacatatgaAATTGTGACATGTGTTTCTGTAGGATGGCAGTAACAACAACGGTTACGTGCCATACGTTGATTACACCCGCGATTACATGCCGCCAACGACACAGAGCGTGGGCGCCTCGCGTGAGTCTTTGAGCAGGATACCGTCGGGCGGTATTCTGTCATCGAAAAAAATTGGGCTCAGCTCGGCCAATCTGGGCACTTCGACCCCACAGACAACGCCGGTGATCGATCCGCGATTTTCCGCGACATATGGCAATCCCTACCTCAGGTAAGATGTACACGATATATCTTTCCGTATCGTTCTCGaccaaaagaaagaaatctttGATCGCACACAATTCAGTAGTTCTCCTCACGATCGAGTAGCATTGCGAAGTCAAACTCGGAGAATTTGTTTTCGTTATTGAATCAACGATATCGATGACAAATATTGTAACTGCAGGAATATCAATTTTCcagagaattatattttaatattttctgaaaaattacaGAATCCGAAggttttcataaaaatattaacgtaCATTGTGTGGAAGCTGTACATCTGCaatattacatgtaataaaaCATGTAATTACTCTCTCCATTGATGAAACATTTCTACAAAATGAAACTACGAGTGTAAAAACGCAATATGCAGGTGCAACATTTCTTGTCGATGCCGTCACGCATTATCATGATTATCTCATTTGTCTTTCCTCAAACGGTTGACTCGAGGCGCGCGATGCGATCGATCTGCGAAGTGCGATAGTTGCCGTTAGCGTAATAGCTCTTCAGTGTAAACCGAGGAGTAGTAACCCGGCTTACGCTCGATCAAAGTTCCAAAATTTCTGAAAGTGTCAACATAGTCGGGCGAACCGTAGATCGAGATGCCTCGCACGAGATGCCTTGGACTAATTATAATTGGCTCGTGCCATTGATCGGGTACCTTAGACGGCGGCACGTTCCATTCACGCATACAACGTGAGAGCATCGCGCGACACTTCTTGTCATCTCCGCGCGCGGGAATCTCGCGCCATACGTGCCGGGAATGCGCTCGTGGTGAACGGCTAAATTAGATATGAGAGCGGAACGCGATGTTGCGGCTCGCGCCGACGTCCGGAAATGTTCTTCTcgcttaaaaatattatggaGGCTCGTGAAGAGattaaaaaatcaactaagaaaaaaagagataaaagaagagagaaagagagagatcgaggAAATTCCACCGGAAACGGAGTGCGAATTCCGttcattttacattacattcgcGCAAATTATGTCTATACCGCGTGTCGAATCGAGCATCTTATTTTCCGAAGAATTCGTAAAATTCCTGTTTTGTTGCGTCTCGTGATTTtcctttgaaaattttatactcTCCTAGCGCGAGATGATCTCCAGGAAATATCAAAGTATCTCGCTATCACGTTTAGATATAGAGTCTTACGCTTCACCATTCGCATCTGGTTCGTACGTGCCTGCCTCTCTTTCCGTATACTTTCCTCGGCTGGAGATACAAACAGTAACAACTTCACGTGTTTTGTTTCAATTCCGGATCCGGACCCGAAACTGTCTCCAAGTCGAACAGGCTCGAACACGAATCGAAGCGATGCGAGTCTTTTGGAATCTAGTTTCGATCCGAGAACCGAAACTACGAAGCGAACTCGTTATGGCCTCAGTTCAGGTTCGCGGTTATAGCATAGTTGTAGGACAAAAGCTGGCCGACTGCCGATGCAGAGAAGTCTGCCTGAAACCCTTCCTCCTTCCAAAGCAGGAAAAGGAGCAGAAATCGCAGAGAAATGTTTCGCAATGATTTGAACGCTTTGAAATGAAGCCGAGTGCTGAAATCGAAACTTTGAAACCCACTCTCTTGAAGCACGATTCGGATTCAGTTTCAGTCCACGCGCACATAGCATCTCTCTGTTCTCTTTTACACAATGGTCGATCTCCCTGCACTAAGCATCATAAGTAGCTCGGTTACATTTATTGGATATATGCTTTATAGATGTATTTCTAAGAATGATACATGGAATGGAGATATCTGGAGATATCATCAAACCTGCCGAACACTTGTCGTAAAAGTAAACGAGTAATAATTTGCAGATAGAGTTTGATATGTATCACATTCTTCAGCTCGAACTTCATTCTTTCATCTATTTTGTTTTCGTTACGAGCTACTTTTATTGCCGATAACTGAATCTATTTGTATCCAGAACAATGCGTCGATATTGATGAAAATGCCAGAATATTCACGATACCTGAGATACAAATGAACAGAAATAGAAACTACAACTCGACACTGGCTCACTAGATTTAGTTACTGTTTGCATCCCCtgtttttccctttctctctctctgtctggtTTAAATTCCAGATCGAGGAAAAAATCCGATTTCCCATCACTAACTCTGCATTTCTTTCTTACAAACGAACACAGAATGTCAGCGGCCGAGCAGCTCCGACACGCGCCGCACACAGCCGTGCCGGGAGTCACGCCGGCACCGCCGCCCTACACGCAGGCAATGAGAATGAATAGCTTGAATACCTTGAACGGCGCTGGCCCGCAGGTTGGTACAATGGTGAATGTGTGTCAAATTCCTAAACGTAGTTACACCCCGCCGTCCTCCGTCCTAACAGGCCCCGTAGTGCCACGGAGGTTCGTGCAACTTGGAGTAGGTCGGGGGCGAACTGTCAATATTGCAAAGCCATTGCAACTGCGCGCGcgctacttttatttcgcAACGCTAATTCTTTCCCTTATGGCCATTCCAACTTTCCAGTCGCACGTATTCCCGTCCCAAATTGCTTCCGCCTTTCGCGCACGTCGCCTTGCACGTCTCGTGGAGATGTGACACGCAAAGCGAGATAGCGGATTAACGATTTAATGATCAGGTGAGTTGGCCTCGTGGTCCACGCTTGAGGTTCACCAGTGATCCGGATCAATCTTGGAATGCGCAAGCACGCTAGCTTGAAAGAATGGGTTTTAGTAGACGGTTGTGCATGGGTAATGAAGGTAAAATCcgatttctattttttttaagcCAGCTgatgaaatatgtatttatcttTTTGAACTTTATCTTTTTGTTAATCAAGCGCGCGCTAACTATGTACGATTGCAATTGGCGCAGTGTAAACGGAAGAAACAAAATTGGATAATGCAATAAGCATGATGCGAGCCATTAAGCAGATTAGTTGATTAAGTCGTTAATAGACATGTCTAGAAAGATGCAATGCTAATTACTACGTACGCGTAATGtaaaatttccaattttttctTCGTaatcatagaaaaaaatggtgTAATAACGTAAGCTGAAATTTACAGTTACATGGTTTcacaaattcttttatttttaaaactgaGAATAAATATAGCTTAAAATACCACTTTTTCGCTTGCATATTACTCGCGTTATATTTCATAtcgtataatacaatttttatgcTATTTAAAGCTTTATTAGTTAATGGATACAAATGGAAACTCTACTCCATTTGAGAtcgattttgtatttttataaaattgatataattaaatataagtgttaattatatataatgaaacacaatgttaataatacatcgatttgcataatttttaaacttttactaattatttaaagttttttttaatccGTTTTTGTACTATTCGAGTTCATAGTTTGAATAgcttgaaattttcaaagaatttaaaataaaaatctaaaaacaCACACGGacacaataatttattgaaaagagGATTACATAATTCTTTCTCGTTCAGTCTAAAGggagaaatatcaaaatagaAGCAAACCAGCGTTTGCAAGGGGGAGGAGTGATGCAGAGTTGAATTGTTGACAATGTAACTCACAGGAGCCCGTATGCTCTTCTATTTTGCAGGCCCCACTGTCAGCGCACTACATCACCGGTGGCCCCAACGGCGCCATGGCGACGGTGAAACGCACGTCCGCGGTGGGCACGTTAGCAACGCACGTATGAGGCCAGGGGATTTACCCGAATTAGAACCGTCGATACTCGGGCCTAACTGAAACCACCACCTTCGAACTCGGCCGTGGCCTTGGGGCATCCCGCTATTCGCTAAGTCCACGCTCGAgaccgacgacgacaacgacaatgACCTGCGACGCACGACAGCGCCTCGTTGACGGATCCGAACGAAGCCAATATTATTACGATCAGACCCATTACGCTCGCGACGTTACGGAACGTTATAGAACGGAATGCGAGCGACTTCTGGGTCAAAGGTCAGTGGACAGCGGAGGTCCCAGCAGGGTCAAGGACCGGGCACAACGAATGGCCGAGAACGGCGAGGCGCTCAAATACATCGAGCTGGTGCTCCGGCAGCTGCGACAGGCCAGCAGAGATCATCGGGAGCTCATGCGGCAACGTCACGCGAACTTCCAGCACGAGATGAGTAAGCGAATGAACGAGAGAGTCTgggatcatcatcatcatcatcgagaTGGACGCGTGGACGATTCGACGTACGCGTCTAGAACCTGTTCCAGATCCTCGAGCAGTCCGTGGGAATCGGACGTCACCCTGAGGAAGTCGCGGCCGGACGTCACGACGAGGCTGCTGACGAAAAGGAGGGATTACGGGGGAACGGCGCAGAGCACGGTCGACATCCTGAGACCGGTCCACGTCCAGGAACGCGTCCAGGACGGGGTAGCTGCGGCCGCGTATCAAGAGATGAGATACATCCCCGAGAATATCGGCTGGAAGGACGCGCGAAAGATGTTCGGTGCGTGGAGTCTGCCGGAGGCTTCGTCGAGCAACGATCGAAGGACATCCTCCACCGTCGTTTGAGCGTCAGCTTCGCATCGATTTCGCATCGACAGGGTTCGTCGATCTTGCGAGGACCGCGCGGAACAGCGTGGAGTAAATCGAGGGAATCGGCACGAGTCGAAGGCTCTCTCATGCAAATGGGAGAAAAAATATCCGTCGCGGAAAAATATCGTCGACGGACGACTCGTACGCGTTAATACGCTTGCCGCCAGGACTGCGCACGAAATCAAATTATCTCGCTACGATAGTGAATGTAACGCAGGAGAGACGGCCGGTACGAAAAGGACGTTGACATCTCGAAGGAAACGGACGCACTCTCCCCTTCTGGATCGAAGCGATTAGATTTGGAAAGGAAGAGCGCTGTGAGTAGTGTGCTCGGGGGAGGGTACGGATA
The Ooceraea biroi isolate clonal line C1 chromosome 4, Obir_v5.4, whole genome shotgun sequence genome window above contains:
- the LOC105283839 gene encoding LOW QUALITY PROTEIN: irregular chiasm C-roughest protein (The sequence of the model RefSeq protein was modified relative to this genomic sequence to represent the inferred CDS: substituted 1 base at 1 genomic stop codon), yielding MPRKDHDNTTFTCQSQNAADRTPQNAKLRVEVRYAPKVSLSKIDRIVEGSELRFKCCAEANPPDVEYRWFINKKKVIGDYTTEMIIHNATRDLHDATVKCEVSNDVGKSEESQTLDIRYGPQFRHPPVSVETHYGATEILQCDVDGNPTPEILWYHEDSERTVATSPNISVFVSPDTAGRYYCKARVPGFPELTGYANIYIRGPPSIVSQRIQYVPDEGVVKVKCTAISVPKAESVVWSFAGRELNFTSNNTPFYVQEEYMGERVVSTVTLLDPISTYFGDYNCTITNSFGTDSVIIKLTAHTLIPVDWQLILAIGGLVICVILVGVIILLILQCRDRIKQPRPRTTQTQETDMQETDSNADRYRESDRSSNLSDVKADIRAGSSVSNAESVTALDSEGEGSTRGVNALALAGPVPNPLSGYRYSADYTEPSFPPKNNDGSNNNGYVPYVDYTRDYMPPTTQSVGASRESLSRIPSGGILSSKKIGLSSANLGTSTPQTTPVIDPRFSATYGNPYLRMSAAEQLRHAPHTAVPGVTPAPPPYTQAMRMNSLNTLNGAGPQAPLSAHYITGGPNGAMATVKRTSAVGTLATHVXGQGTRSRPTTTTTMTCDARQRLVDGSERSQYYYDQTHYARDVTERYRTECERLLGQRSVDSGGPSRVKDRAQRMAENGEALKYIELVLRQLRQASRDHRELMRQRHANFQHEMSKRMNERVWDHHHHHRDGRVDDSTYASRTCSRSSSSPWESDVTLRKSRPDVTTRLLTKRRDYGGTAQSTVDILRPVHVQERVQDGVAAAAYQEMRYIPENIGWKDARKMFGAWSLPEASSSNDRRTSSTVV